Proteins encoded together in one Sinorhizobium meliloti window:
- a CDS encoding monovalent cation/H+ antiporter subunit A, with product MLSVFILLPFAGSLIAIFFPSDQRGAISWFAGAIALVCFLVTAGLYPYVASGGVLHYRIDWVPQLGLNFTLRMDGFAWLFSALITAIGVLVVLYARYYMAEEDPVPRFFALFLAFMGSMLGVVLSGNLILLAVFWELTSIVSFLLIGYWHHNAHARDGARMALTITGMGGLAMFVGLILIGKIVGSYELDAVLASGDAIRNHPLYGTVLVLVLLGALTKSAQFPFHFWLPHAMAAPTPVSAYLHSATMVKAGVFLLVRFWPVMAGTDAWFWIVGLAGLTTLLLGAYFAIFQQDLKGLLAYSTISHLGLITVLLSLGSPLAAVAAVFHIVNHATFKASLFMAAGIIDHESGTRDMRRLSGLFHFMPITATLAMVASAAMAGVPLLNGFLSKEMFFAEAIETHLVNPLDTVTPYVATIAGMFAVTYSLRFIHGVFFGRPPADLPRKPHEPPRWMRAPVDFLVLACLVVGIIPAQTIGPFLHTAVLSVLREGTPDYSLSVWHGWNIPLIMSFVALSGGIGLYFLMRSYLATAVEGPPVFRLLQGQRIFERVLVTLSWKWARWLEQRLGTRRLQPQMRLLVFLALAAGASPLLLGNFELPPLVIRGIDPAFALLWAIGIACAIGSAYQAKFHRLASLVLLGGAGLVTCITFVWLSAPDLAVTQLLVEIVTTVLILLGLRWLPKRIEEPKAAEDISIRVRLRRLRDLLLAIGAGGGMMLIAYTVMTRPLPETIASYFLERAYREGGGTNVVNVILVDFRGFDTLGEIAVLCIVALTVFALLLRFRPQSDSLETPEQQRVQNAFDDDHPDRAAGDSVAEYLFIPAVIMRWMFPVTGMLAAFLFLRGHDLPGGGFAAGIAMSIGFILQYMSGGTRWVEERLRIHPLRWMSIGLLVATATGVGSWFFGYPFLTSHAQYASLPVVGKFPLASAILFDLGVFSLVLGATVLILIALAHQSVRAPRAHAKAARSDKEAAR from the coding sequence TTGCTTTCTGTTTTCATTCTTCTCCCCTTCGCGGGAAGCCTCATTGCAATCTTCTTCCCGTCCGATCAGCGCGGTGCGATTTCCTGGTTTGCAGGTGCGATCGCGCTTGTCTGCTTCCTGGTGACCGCCGGCCTCTACCCCTACGTCGCCTCGGGCGGCGTCCTCCATTACCGGATCGACTGGGTTCCGCAACTCGGGCTGAACTTCACCCTCCGGATGGACGGCTTCGCCTGGCTGTTTTCGGCACTGATCACGGCGATCGGCGTTCTCGTCGTCCTTTATGCCCGCTACTATATGGCCGAGGAGGACCCGGTCCCGCGCTTTTTCGCGCTGTTCCTCGCCTTCATGGGATCGATGCTGGGCGTCGTTCTTTCCGGCAACCTCATTCTGCTCGCCGTCTTCTGGGAGCTGACCAGCATCGTCTCCTTCCTGCTGATCGGCTATTGGCACCATAACGCACACGCCCGCGACGGCGCCCGCATGGCGCTGACGATTACCGGCATGGGCGGCCTCGCCATGTTCGTCGGCCTGATACTCATCGGCAAGATCGTCGGCAGCTACGAACTCGACGCGGTTCTCGCCTCGGGCGACGCGATCCGCAACCATCCGCTCTATGGCACGGTACTTGTCCTCGTCCTGCTCGGGGCGTTGACGAAGAGCGCCCAGTTCCCCTTCCATTTCTGGCTGCCGCACGCGATGGCGGCCCCGACGCCGGTTTCGGCCTATCTGCATTCGGCGACGATGGTGAAGGCCGGCGTCTTCCTGCTCGTGCGGTTCTGGCCGGTAATGGCCGGCACGGATGCCTGGTTCTGGATCGTGGGCCTTGCGGGCCTCACAACGCTCCTGCTCGGCGCCTATTTCGCGATTTTTCAGCAGGATCTGAAAGGACTCCTCGCCTATTCGACGATCAGTCATCTCGGGCTCATCACCGTTCTCCTGAGCCTCGGCAGTCCGCTGGCGGCCGTCGCCGCGGTCTTTCATATCGTCAACCACGCGACCTTCAAGGCCTCCCTCTTCATGGCGGCCGGCATCATCGACCACGAAAGCGGCACCCGCGACATGCGCAGGCTGAGCGGGCTTTTCCACTTCATGCCGATCACCGCGACGCTCGCCATGGTGGCGAGTGCCGCCATGGCCGGCGTGCCGCTGCTCAACGGCTTTCTCTCCAAGGAGATGTTCTTCGCCGAGGCGATCGAGACGCATCTCGTCAACCCGCTCGACACGGTTACGCCCTATGTGGCGACGATCGCGGGCATGTTTGCAGTCACCTATTCCCTCCGCTTCATCCACGGCGTCTTCTTCGGCCGGCCACCGGCGGACCTCCCGAGAAAACCGCATGAGCCACCCCGCTGGATGCGGGCGCCGGTCGACTTCCTCGTTCTTGCCTGTCTGGTCGTCGGTATTATTCCCGCCCAGACGATCGGTCCCTTCCTTCACACGGCCGTTCTCTCGGTCCTGCGCGAGGGAACGCCCGATTACAGCCTTTCGGTCTGGCACGGCTGGAACATTCCGCTGATCATGAGCTTCGTCGCGCTTTCGGGCGGCATCGGCCTCTACTTCCTGATGCGCTCCTATCTGGCGACGGCCGTCGAGGGTCCGCCGGTCTTCCGCCTGCTCCAGGGGCAGCGCATTTTCGAGCGCGTGCTGGTAACGCTTTCCTGGAAGTGGGCTCGATGGCTCGAACAGCGGCTCGGCACGCGTCGCCTGCAGCCGCAGATGCGTCTCCTCGTCTTTCTTGCGCTTGCGGCAGGGGCATCGCCGCTTCTTCTCGGCAATTTCGAACTGCCGCCGCTCGTGATCCGCGGCATCGATCCCGCCTTCGCCCTGCTTTGGGCGATCGGCATCGCCTGCGCCATCGGCTCCGCCTATCAGGCGAAATTCCACCGTCTCGCCTCGCTGGTCCTCCTCGGCGGAGCAGGGCTCGTCACCTGCATCACCTTCGTCTGGCTTTCCGCACCCGATCTTGCGGTCACGCAGCTCCTCGTGGAGATCGTCACCACCGTGCTCATTCTGCTCGGATTGCGCTGGCTTCCGAAGCGCATCGAGGAGCCGAAGGCGGCGGAGGACATCTCGATCAGGGTCCGCCTGAGACGCTTGCGCGATCTGCTGCTGGCGATCGGCGCCGGCGGGGGAATGATGCTCATCGCCTACACGGTGATGACGCGGCCCCTCCCCGAAACCATCGCCAGCTATTTCCTCGAGCGCGCCTATCGGGAGGGCGGCGGCACAAATGTCGTCAACGTCATCCTCGTCGATTTCCGCGGCTTCGATACGCTTGGCGAGATCGCCGTGCTCTGCATCGTCGCGCTCACGGTCTTCGCGCTTCTCCTGCGCTTCCGCCCCCAGTCCGACAGCCTGGAGACGCCGGAGCAGCAAAGGGTGCAGAACGCCTTCGACGACGATCATCCCGACCGCGCCGCCGGCGACAGCGTCGCCGAATATCTCTTCATCCCGGCAGTGATCATGCGCTGGATGTTTCCGGTCACAGGAATGCTCGCGGCCTTTCTCTTCCTGCGCGGACATGATCTGCCGGGGGGCGGCTTTGCCGCCGGCATCGCCATGTCGATCGGCTTTATCCTGCAATATATGTCCGGCGGAACCCGCTGGGTCGAGGAACGGCTCCGCATCCATCCGCTTCGCTGGATGAGCATCGGCCTGCTGGTCGCGACGGCCACGGGCGTCGGGTCCTGGTTCTTCGGCTATCCCTTCCTCACCTCCCACGCGCAATATGCAAGCCTGCCGGTCGTCGGCAAGTTTCCGCTCGCAAGCGCGATCCTCTTCGACCTCGGCGTCTTCTCGCTGGTGCTCGGCGCCACCGTTCTCATCCTCATCGCGCTGGCGCACCAGTCGGTCCGTGCGCCGCGTGCGCATGCGAAGGCCGCACGCTCGGACAAGGAGGCGGCGCGCTAA
- a CDS encoding Na+/H+ antiporter subunit C → MELILSAGIGTLTASGVYLLLRPRTYQVIIGLSLLSFAVNLFIFGMGRLRVNGPPILDPGGVGDLARYTDPVPQALVLTAIVIGFAMTALFLVVLLASRGFTGTDHVDGREQRGD, encoded by the coding sequence ATGGAACTCATTCTTTCGGCCGGGATCGGCACGCTGACCGCATCGGGCGTCTATCTTCTCCTGAGGCCGCGAACATACCAGGTGATCATCGGGCTTTCGCTGCTCTCCTTCGCCGTCAATCTCTTCATCTTCGGCATGGGCCGGTTGCGGGTGAACGGCCCTCCGATCCTCGATCCCGGCGGCGTCGGCGATCTCGCCCGCTATACCGACCCGGTGCCGCAGGCACTGGTGCTGACGGCGATCGTCATCGGCTTCGCCATGACCGCACTTTTCCTCGTGGTGCTGCTCGCCTCCCGCGGCTTCACCGGAACCGACCATGTGGACGGAAGGGAGCAGCGCGGTGACTGA